One part of the Thermococcus litoralis DSM 5473 genome encodes these proteins:
- the iorB gene encoding indolepyruvate ferredoxin oxidoreductase subunit beta produces the protein MNVIYCGVGGQGIVLMSNIVGEACARKGIHVVSGELHGLSQRSGSVIVHQRIGEGLSPLIPYGEADVILALEPMEALRYVYFLKPGGVVITNTRLIHHPYETENFVKGKIDKYITYEEIVENIRKSGAKLYEIDALNLAEEAGTALAQNVVLVGALTALPDFPIDKETMLEAVKASVPEKAVEANVKAFELGYNAMKKLL, from the coding sequence ATGAACGTCATCTACTGCGGCGTCGGCGGGCAGGGCATAGTGCTCATGTCCAACATAGTCGGCGAGGCCTGTGCGAGGAAGGGAATCCACGTGGTCAGCGGAGAGCTCCACGGCCTCTCCCAGAGAAGCGGTTCCGTTATAGTTCACCAGCGCATCGGCGAAGGCCTTTCGCCACTCATTCCCTACGGCGAGGCAGACGTGATTTTAGCGCTCGAGCCGATGGAGGCTCTTCGCTACGTCTACTTCCTCAAGCCCGGAGGAGTTGTGATAACGAACACGCGCCTCATCCACCACCCATACGAGACGGAGAACTTCGTGAAGGGCAAGATAGACAAATACATCACCTACGAGGAGATAGTCGAGAACATAAGGAAATCCGGTGCGAAGCTCTACGAGATAGACGCCCTCAACCTGGCTGAAGAAGCAGGAACAGCCCTCGCTCAGAACGTCGTCCTCGTTGGTGCCCTAACGGCCCTTCCAGACTTTCCAATAGATAAGGAGACGATGCTCGAAGCTGTGAAGGCGAGCGTGCCAGAGAAGGCGGTGGAGGCCAACGTAAAGGCCTTTGAGCTTGGATACAACGCGATGAAAAAGCTCCTTTGA
- a CDS encoding SufD family Fe-S cluster assembly protein: MSLTITAEALEKLTYQKYGDSPTIRSYTKWKLFEENSPLKLPTEAKAGEVPVSGHVVFSGSETSFNLPPGVELEEGTLGLSQPEESRILGFHFYALKKAYRLKITKNLLEPLVIVSHLSENAFISHHLSIEVENTNVPIIIYDLSEKGTKSFVVELRLKNAEAEILTVGNHKALSHYLLRATLGEGSKVRAFTIVKGGKMSHHREDYSLEGVGSELILRGIPIGIGSAVDYLTNVLQYGEKSKSETRVNGYSYKNGWVVHRGVAKVFEKAKNSSSEVSSHVVIMDEGSLGVSVPMLEVDTGEIETASHSSSVAQFDEDALFYLRSRGLSREEALSLFVHGIGEALSDHLERLKAKARSNIMTLIEELL; the protein is encoded by the coding sequence ATGTCACTTACAATAACTGCAGAAGCGCTTGAAAAGCTCACCTATCAGAAGTACGGAGATAGCCCTACGATAAGGAGTTACACCAAATGGAAGCTGTTCGAGGAAAACTCTCCGCTAAAGCTCCCTACGGAAGCAAAAGCCGGCGAAGTGCCGGTTAGCGGACACGTTGTGTTTTCTGGAAGCGAGACAAGTTTTAATCTTCCCCCAGGAGTTGAGCTTGAGGAGGGAACCCTAGGTCTTTCTCAGCCAGAAGAGTCGAGAATTCTGGGCTTCCATTTTTATGCCCTTAAGAAAGCTTACCGGCTTAAGATAACCAAAAACTTGCTTGAACCGCTTGTAATAGTTTCCCACCTCTCTGAAAATGCTTTCATAAGCCATCACCTCAGTATTGAAGTAGAAAACACCAATGTGCCGATAATAATCTACGACCTCTCTGAAAAAGGAACAAAATCCTTTGTGGTTGAACTTAGGCTTAAAAATGCTGAAGCTGAGATCTTGACCGTTGGGAATCACAAAGCTTTGTCCCACTACCTTCTCAGAGCTACGCTTGGCGAGGGATCAAAGGTTAGAGCGTTCACTATAGTCAAGGGAGGAAAAATGAGCCATCACAGAGAAGACTACTCCCTTGAAGGAGTTGGAAGCGAACTCATCTTAAGGGGAATTCCCATAGGGATAGGCTCAGCCGTTGATTACCTAACTAATGTTCTTCAATATGGAGAGAAAAGTAAAAGTGAAACACGGGTAAACGGCTATTCCTACAAGAATGGATGGGTAGTGCACAGAGGTGTAGCAAAAGTTTTTGAAAAGGCTAAGAACTCTTCGAGTGAAGTCAGCTCCCACGTGGTCATCATGGATGAGGGATCCTTGGGCGTTAGCGTGCCTATGCTTGAGGTGGACACCGGAGAGATAGAGACGGCGTCGCATTCGTCGAGCGTTGCCCAGTTTGATGAGGATGCCCTATTTTACCTCCGCTCCCGTGGATTGAGCAGGGAAGAAGCCTTGAGCCTTTTTGTGCACGGCATTGGAGAGGCTTTAAGTGATCACCTAGAGAGATTAAAGGCAAAGGCCAGAAGCAACATAATGACCCTCATTGAAGAGCTTTTGTGA
- the sufB gene encoding Fe-S cluster assembly protein SufB has product MTEYSKLEEILKAGSLEEILGTAVPYPKEIELKGKISRDTVEELSRIKKEPEWMLRHRLRALELFERLPMPKWVVGIEELDLDNLILYTKPELQKEVRDWDDLPENIRKTFERLNIPEIEKKFLSGLTAVFDSESVYSQLKDEFEKKGIIMVPMEEAVKKYPDLVKKYFGRVFPPGEHKFSALHHALWSGGAFVYIPKGVRVPFPIEAFFVIGSALEGQFEHTLLIADEGSYVHFIEGCSAPMYKGFSFHDGMVEIYAHKGATVKFTTIQNWSRNVINFNNKRAIIEENAYVEWIEGSIGSRITYTYPSSVLKGDNARTAQYVVSLSNGPFLKDTGAKSFHVGKNTSSKIISKSISANGGINIYRGLVRIAKGAKNSTATVSCDSLILDEKSRAYTYPHNQNDEPSASIIHEATTGKLSEDKLFYLNARGIKEEEAKSLIVLGFISEILEGLPFEYVEVLKKVIELEFSEVGGVG; this is encoded by the coding sequence ATGACCGAATATTCCAAGCTTGAAGAAATTTTAAAGGCTGGCTCCCTTGAGGAAATACTCGGTACTGCTGTCCCCTATCCTAAGGAAATAGAACTGAAGGGAAAGATAAGCCGAGACACCGTTGAGGAACTTTCAAGAATAAAGAAAGAACCAGAATGGATGCTTAGGCATAGGTTGAGGGCTTTAGAACTTTTTGAAAGACTCCCAATGCCCAAATGGGTTGTTGGTATTGAGGAACTCGATCTGGACAACCTTATTCTTTACACCAAACCGGAGCTACAGAAGGAGGTAAGGGACTGGGATGATTTGCCAGAGAACATTAGAAAAACTTTTGAGAGACTTAACATTCCGGAAATAGAGAAGAAGTTTCTTTCTGGACTTACGGCGGTATTTGACAGCGAGAGCGTTTATTCTCAGCTCAAAGATGAGTTTGAGAAGAAGGGCATAATAATGGTTCCAATGGAGGAGGCCGTGAAAAAATACCCCGATTTGGTCAAGAAGTATTTCGGAAGGGTCTTTCCACCGGGTGAGCACAAGTTCTCGGCCCTTCATCATGCGCTCTGGAGTGGAGGTGCCTTCGTCTACATCCCCAAGGGGGTCAGAGTTCCCTTCCCGATAGAGGCCTTCTTCGTCATCGGTTCGGCACTTGAGGGTCAGTTCGAGCACACTCTCCTCATAGCGGACGAAGGCAGCTACGTCCACTTCATTGAGGGCTGTTCAGCACCGATGTACAAGGGCTTCTCCTTCCACGACGGCATGGTAGAGATTTACGCCCACAAGGGAGCAACCGTCAAGTTCACCACCATACAGAACTGGAGCAGGAACGTCATAAACTTCAACAACAAAAGGGCGATAATCGAGGAAAACGCCTACGTCGAGTGGATAGAGGGAAGCATAGGGAGCAGAATAACCTACACATATCCGTCAAGTGTTCTAAAAGGGGACAACGCCAGGACTGCTCAATACGTAGTCTCACTCAGCAACGGACCTTTCCTAAAGGATACTGGAGCTAAGAGCTTTCACGTGGGCAAAAATACAAGTTCAAAGATAATTTCCAAGAGCATAAGTGCCAACGGGGGAATAAACATTTATCGTGGTCTCGTGAGGATAGCCAAGGGAGCAAAGAACTCAACTGCTACAGTTTCATGTGATTCTCTCATTCTTGATGAAAAAAGCAGGGCCTACACTTATCCACACAACCAGAACGATGAGCCTTCGGCAAGCATAATTCACGAGGCAACGACTGGAAAGCTCAGTGAAGATAAGCTCTTCTACCTCAACGCGAGGGGCATAAAGGAAGAAGAAGCTAAAAGCCTCATAGTGCTTGGTTTTATAAGCGAAATTCTTGAGGGACTTCCCTTTGAATACGTTGAAGTTCTCAAGAAGGTTATAGAGCTTGAGTTCAGCGAAGTGGGAGGTGTTGGATGA
- the sufC gene encoding Fe-S cluster assembly ATPase SufC — MLKVDNLRVKVEDKEILKGISLTVDDGELHVVMGPNGSGKSTLALTIAGHPKYQVVDGRILFEGEDITNMPPEERVKKGIFLSFQHPVEVEGVKVIQFLQRVLKNLKGFDEIQAYELIFNAVQELGLDESILARFLNVGFSGGERKKLEMLQAYLVKPKLLILDEPDSGVDVDSLKMIANVINKLHEEGTSILLITHYGRILEHLKPSRVHVIKEGKIVASGGVELVKMIEEKGFAAVEAL, encoded by the coding sequence ATGTTGAAAGTGGATAACCTGAGAGTTAAAGTGGAAGATAAGGAGATTTTAAAGGGTATTTCCCTCACCGTTGATGATGGAGAACTCCATGTTGTAATGGGGCCTAATGGAAGTGGGAAATCCACCCTCGCTTTGACCATAGCAGGTCATCCAAAATACCAAGTAGTAGACGGTAGAATACTCTTTGAAGGAGAAGACATAACCAATATGCCTCCCGAGGAAAGGGTCAAAAAGGGGATTTTTCTAAGCTTTCAACATCCAGTGGAAGTTGAAGGTGTCAAGGTTATCCAGTTTTTGCAGAGAGTTTTGAAGAACCTCAAGGGGTTTGATGAGATACAGGCTTATGAGCTCATATTTAATGCTGTTCAAGAGCTCGGGTTAGATGAGTCAATACTTGCAAGGTTCTTGAACGTCGGATTTTCTGGAGGCGAGAGAAAGAAACTTGAAATGCTCCAAGCATACCTTGTGAAGCCAAAGCTTCTTATCTTGGACGAGCCCGACAGCGGGGTTGATGTGGATTCTCTAAAAATGATAGCCAATGTTATAAACAAACTTCACGAAGAAGGCACGTCGATTCTTTTGATAACCCACTACGGTAGAATCCTCGAGCACCTTAAGCCCAGCAGGGTTCACGTTATTAAGGAAGGAAAAATAGTTGCATCTGGGGGAGTTGAGCTGGTAAAGATGATAGAGGAGAAGGGTTTTGCGGCGGTGGAGGCGTTATGA